DNA from Nitrospira sp.:
ACCCCTTGCGCCATCCTTTCCTTGCAGATTCGTAACGCCTTGTTTTTCAGGCCACAAGTTCGGTCTAGGGTCATTGGCACGAGCTTTGAGTTAAGCGGTTACGCACCTCGTAGGACAAAGCCCTTGGGGAGTTCGACTGAGCCGGACTCGGTTTGCCCGAGGCTGGGACCATGTCCCAAGTGTCTCGGGCCTCGGCATCCATGCCATTTCGGTTGCATCGGGGGAGGGACATCGTGTGGACAGACAGTGAGGACCATCGAGGTACAGGGTAGGTGTTTCGCGGCCCCGTCGATGGAGCATCTATGTCGATAGGGGCGGGAAGGGGGGATCATGTCGTTCGACAAGAAAGACAATGGAGCGGGGAGGCGCAGTCCTCTCGTGATCGGACCTGGGAGGAAGAACCACCTAGGGTCTGATGGTCACGCACTCGTCGCGGCCAAGCGTCGGCCTGAGGACCTGACAGCGCGTGAACGGGAAGTTCTTCGTTTGATCTGGGGCGGGCATACCAATCGCAGCATTGCGGAGCAGTTGAAGATCAGCATTAAGACTGCGGAGGCGCATCGGTCGAACATGATGAAGAAGTTGCGGGTGTCCAATACAGCCCAGCTGCTCAAAGCGGCCCTGGAGGGAAAGATTCTTCACGCGAACGACGAAGCGCGGTAAGCGGTGGGTTGTCGTGAACTGCGATGCCCCTCGGTTTGGAGTCGGTGACGGCAGTGCAAGTGACCAGTTGCTGCACAGACTGGGAATGAAGCGGCAACTGGGCCTTACGATCCTGGAGTAGGATGGGTCAGGTCCGTGGTGCCGAGGGTCTGGCGCCATTCACTCGCGACCTGATCGCGTTCTTCCATCGTCATGGCCGCATACTTGCGGAACATCTGCGGTCCTCGTCGTCGCCGCCACGTCAGGAAGTTGAGGAAGTGGTCCTTGCAGATGGAATGGGTTCCAGCCGGCGCATAGACTCTCGCCTGACAGCCATCGATTAAACAGGTCTGTCCACTCATCGGTGCCTCCCGTTAATTCCATCAAAGTATGCCGGAGATCGCTGCGCAAATGCAATGTGGCGATCAGGTCCACATCGGCGACCGGCAGCAACCGGCACCGGAAATTCCGCTTGCAATCGTGACGATCGCCCGGTTACGGTACCGCGTTCTCCGGGGCTCAGGATTGGCGGTGTGAGCGCAGCATGGCGATGCAGGTCATCTCGGTGGTCGGAGCCCTGATGGTGCTCGTGGCCTATGGCCTCATCCAGGCCGGGGTCTGGCGCGAGTTGGATGCGGGGTATCTGGCGCTGAACATCCTGGGTTCACTGTTGTTGGGAATCGTTGCCATTGAAGATCGGCGCGTGGGGTTCGTTCTGCTGGAATTCGCATGGGCCGGGATCGGGCTGATCGGAGTGGCCAGGGCTCTTCGCGCCAGACATGCCCGCCGTACTCTCTAACCGCCGATCGGATCACAGCATGCACAAGAACTATCGGGCAGTCTTGTAACGAAGGAGAAGGGACTATGGCAGGGTTGTTATCGGCAGACGACATATTCGAGCAGGCGAAGGATGCGGCGGTCGCCGCCACCAATCCGGACGAGAAGGCGCTCCAGATCGACTACGAGGCGTTGCAACTCAAGATTCGTGCGGCACTCGGGGATCGCAAGGTGGCGCGCTGCCACATCAACAAGTTTCTGCCTGAGGGCTATGAAGACCAGGGTCGGTTCAATCTGGTCCTCTTGACGGCCGGCAATGTGATCTTCGACATGGTCATCGGCGACAGCTATTTCCGGTACGATGTCGTGTCCGTGGGGCAATTGGACAAGGTGCAGGTCATCGACGCCATGTGGGACAACCGCGAGAAGCGCCGGGAAGAGCCGTTCCTGAGTCTTCGGCTCATGCATGCCGAAGAGACGCATCTGTTGTTGGCGTTGGACGAAGAAGAACGGAAGAGCCTGCTGGGGTTCGCGTCGGCCGTGACCGCCGTGCGGAATCCCGAGCGGTAGCTCTGGTCAGGAACGGACGTAGAACGGGAGGGCATGGACGGTCGCCGCATGGCGCGTCCCTGCCACCTCGACCGTCAGCGCCGTACCAGGAGACGAAAAGTCCCGCAGTGGAAATCCGAAGGCCAGCACTGCCTGTTGTTGTGGCGAGAACACCGCGCTGCTGATCCAGCCCACCTCACGATCACCGCTGAAGAGTTTCGATCCCTTCGGTGGAACCGCCTGGTCTTGGACGACGAGACCGACCAGGTGCCGCCGGACGTTCCCGTACGTATCCATCCGCGCCACCACTTCCTGCCCTGGATAACAGCCCTTGGAGAGGCTGAAGGCCTTCCCTTCCAGGTTGGCTTCGGGCGGAACGATCTCTTCATTGAGGTCGGGTCCTGCCTTGGGGAGCCCTGCTTCGATCCGCAAGATGTCCCTGGCCGCTGCGCCGACCGGTTTGATACCGAAGGGGGTACCGGCCGTCATGAGCTGCTCCCAGGCGGCGGTCACGCCGTCAGCAGGCAGCAGTAGTTCAAAGTCCTGCTCGCCGGTTTCTTCGGTACGGACGATCAACGCCGGATGCCCACCGATGGTGGTGGGGACCTGGTTCAAGAGACCGAGGGAACGGACGTCCGTGCCGAACGCGGCCGCGATCAATTCTGCGGCCTTCGGCCCGCTCACCAGCAGCAGGCCCCAGCTCTCTGCGCAATTGTCCATCTTGGCCTTAGTGCCGTAGA
Protein-coding regions in this window:
- a CDS encoding tRNA-modifying protein YgfZ; the protein is MKQSRLHDQHQQLGATFDEVAGWSIPAHYGHVAAEHAAIRHAVGISDLSHRGKLRVTGDDRIKWLQSIISNDILPLQPGQGRYSSFLTHKGKMLGYFRLYIRPDAVWIEDVGEVGDATFQALRKFLLYGTKAKMDNCAESWGLLLVSGPKAAELIAAAFGTDVRSLGLLNQVPTTIGGHPALIVRTEETGEQDFELLLPADGVTAAWEQLMTAGTPFGIKPVGAAARDILRIEAGLPKAGPDLNEEIVPPEANLEGKAFSLSKGCYPGQEVVARMDTYGNVRRHLVGLVVQDQAVPPKGSKLFSGDREVGWISSAVFSPQQQAVLAFGFPLRDFSSPGTALTVEVAGTRHAATVHALPFYVRS
- a CDS encoding Two-component transcriptional response regulator, LuxR family; translated protein: MSFDKKDNGAGRRSPLVIGPGRKNHLGSDGHALVAAKRRPEDLTAREREVLRLIWGGHTNRSIAEQLKISIKTAEAHRSNMMKKLRVSNTAQLLKAALEGKILHANDEAR